A stretch of Coregonus clupeaformis isolate EN_2021a chromosome 37, ASM2061545v1, whole genome shotgun sequence DNA encodes these proteins:
- the si:dkey-174i8.1 gene encoding arylsulfatase I, which yields MVMRGAVESGFPLLGVAILGCFCCMRGGQTQDDSGSGGIPGTMPPHLIFILADDQGYGDVGYHGSDIHTPVLDQLAGEGVKLENYYVQPICSPSRSQLMTGRYQIHTGLQHSIIRARQPLCLPPDAPTLAERLQEAGYSTHMVGKWHLGFCRPGCLPTGRGFQSFLGSLTGSGDHFSYQSCDQAEACGFDLHDGERPAWEMSGNYSTTLYIERVKKILRAHDPRKPLFLYLALQAVHTPLQAPNHFLRRYSALDNRPRRHYAAMVSCVDEGVGVLVQELRTRGLYQNSVLVYSSDNGGQPLSGGCNWPLRGGKGTYWEGGVRAVGFVHSPLLKRKGKVSKALIHVSDWYPTLLSLAGAPEKDRGQLDGHNVWGAISQGLPCPRTEILFNIDPVSRRPSEADSRTLALNGFGIWDTAVRAAIRAGDWKLLTGNVGDGDWVPPQTLPGGPQQWQGMEKRRDQRGKSVWLFNITADPYERSDLADARPEVVKILLARLAEYNQTAVPPRNPPDDHMADPQLHGGVWTPWLGEPGSEEPGGSGEGGKGKSSKMRHCKVCKLKALFKKVGSRMQRSSLFF from the exons ATGGTTATGAGAGGGGCTGTCGAGTCGGGCTTCCCCCTGCTCGGAGTGGCCATACTAGGCTGTTTCTGCTGCATGCGAGGGGGTCAGACCCAGGATGACTCGGGCTCTGGGGGGATCCCAGGCACCATGCCTCCCCACCTCATCTTCATCTTGGCGGATGACCAGGGCTATGGGGACGTGGGCTACCATGGCTCGGACATTCACACTCCGGTCCTGGACCAGCTGGCTGGGGAAGGGGTGAAGCTGGAGAACTACTATGTCCAGCCGATCTGCTCACCCTCACGCAGCCAGCTCATGACGGGACG GTACCAGATTCACACGGGCCTCCAGCATTCCATCATCCGGGCACGCCAGCCCCTGTGCCTGCCCCCGGACGCGCCCACCCTGGCTGAGCGGCTGCAGGAAGCAGGCTACAGCACCCACATGGTAGGGAAGTGGCACCTGGGCTTCTGCCGGCCGGGCTGTCTGCCTACGGGTCGCGGCTTCCAGAGCTTCCTGGGCTCCCTGACTGGCAGCGGTGACCACTTCTCCTACCAGAGCTGTGACCAGGCTGAGGCCTGCGGCTTCGACCTGCACGACGGGGAGAGACCAGCCTGGGAGATGAGCGGTAACTACTCCACAACGCTCTACATAGAGAG GGTTAAGAAGATCCTGAGGGCCCATGATCCCCGGAAGCCCCTCTTCCTGTACCTGGCCCTCCAGGCCGTCCACACACCCCTCCAGGCACCAAACCACTTTCTGCGACGCTACAGTGCCCTGGACAACCGCCCGCGACGACACTATGCAGCCATGGTGAGCTGTGTTGACGAGGGTGTGGGGGTGCTTGTGCAGGAGCTGAGGACCAGGGGTCTCTACCAGAACTCTGTCCTGGTCTACTCCTCAGACAACGGGGGCCAGCCCCTCTCTGGGGGCTGCAACTGGCCCCTGCGTGGGGGGAAGGGCACGTACTGGGAGGGGGGAGTACGGGCAGTGGGTTTCGTCCACAGCCCACTCCTGAAGAGGAAAGGGAAGGTGAGCAAGGCGCTGATCCATGTTTCTGATTGGTACccaaccctgctgtctctggcggGGGCACCGGAGAAGGACCGAGGCCAGCTGGACGGCCACAATGTGTGGGGGGCCATCAGCCAGGGGCTGCCTTGCCCCCGCACTGAGATCCTGTTCAACATCGACCCGGTATCCCGACGGCCCAGTGAGGCAGACTCCAGGACCCTGGCCCTTAACGGCTTCGGCATCTGGGACACGGCAGTGCGGGCGGCCATCCGGGCCGGGGACTGGAAGTTGCTGACGGGAAATGTGGGTGATGGGGACTGGGTGCCCCCTCAGACCCTGCCCGGGGGGCCCCAGCAGTGGCAGGGCATGGAGAAACGTCGAGACCAGAGGGGGAAGTCTGTGTGGCTCTTCAACATCACCGCTGACCCTTATGAGAGGTCAGACCTAGCCGATGCAAGGCCTGAGGTGGTCAAAATACTGCTGGCCAGGCTGGCCGAGTACAACCAGACGGCCGTGCCGCCCCGAAACCCACCAGATGACCACATGGCGGACCCCCAGCTCCATGGGGGGGTGTGGACACCATGGCTGGGTGAGCCGGGCAGCGAGGAGCCAGGGGGCagcggggagggagggaaagggaagaGTAGTAAGATGAGGCACTGTAAGGTGTGCAAACTGAAAGCCCTCTTTAAGAAGGTGGGCTCCCGGATGCAGAGATCCTCTCTGTTCTTTTAG